CCAGTTCGGACGTCACCCGCTCGGCGTTGTCGGGCACCGACACCCACGCGCCGACCCGCCGGGCCACGCCCACGCGGCGCAGTTTGTCCTTCACGACGTCCTCGGCCAGGAAGTTCGTGCCGACGAACGACCCGAGCGCGTCGCCGAAGGTGTTCTTCCGGGTCGGGATGATCGCCGTGTGCGGGATGGGCAGGCCCAGGGGGCGTCGGAACAGCGCGGTCACGGCGAACCAGTCGGCCAGGGCGCCCACCATGCCCGCCTCGGCCGCCGCCCGCACGTACCCGATCCACGCCGGTCCGCCGTCCTCGAAGACCAGGGCCACCAGGAAGATCGCCGTCGCCGCGAGGAAGAACCCCGTGGCGACGAGCTTCATCCGGCGCAGGCCCGCGCGCTTGAGCTGGTCAGCGGCCGTCAGTTGCTCCACGACGCCATTGTCCGTGAAGATTCGGGCTTGTGCGGGAACCAGCGCTAGTCACCAGGATGCGGCCGTTCACCTCGACGATCTTCGCGGAGATGACCGCGTTGGCGGTCCGCACCGGGGCGGTGAACCTCGGGCAGGGTTTCCCGGACACCGACGGCCCGGCCGGGATGCTGGCCGTCGCCAAGGACTCGATCGACGGCGGGCTCAACCAGTACCCGCCCGGCCCCGGCATGCCCGTGCTGCGCGAGGCCATCGCCGAGCACCGCGCCCGGTACGGCACGAACTACGACCCGGACACCGAGGTCCTGGTCACGGTCGGGGCCACCGAGGCGATCGCCGCGTCGCTGTTGGCGCTGGTGGAGCCGGGTGACGAGGTCGTGCTGATCGAGCCGTACTACGACTCGTACGCGGCGTGCGTGGCGCTCGCGGGCGGGACCCGCCGGTCCGTGGGCCTGGTCGAGGAGCCGGGCACGGGTCGCCTGGGCCTGGACGTCGAGGCCCTGCGCGCGGCGATCGGTCCGAAGACCCGGGTGATCCTGGTCAACACCCCGCACAACCCGACCGGCACCGTCCTCAACCGGGACGAACTGGCCGAGATCGCCCGGCTGTGCGTCGAGCACGACCTGGTCGCGATCACCGACGAGGTCTACGAGCACCTGGTCTTCGACGACGTCGAGCACGTGCCGCTGGCGTCCCTGCCCGGCATGGCGGCGCGCACGATCGCGATCTCGTCGGCGGGCAAGTCGTTCAACTGCACGGGCTGGAAGAT
This DNA window, taken from Saccharothrix variisporea, encodes the following:
- a CDS encoding pyridoxal phosphate-dependent aminotransferase; amino-acid sequence: MREPALVTRMRPFTSTIFAEMTALAVRTGAVNLGQGFPDTDGPAGMLAVAKDSIDGGLNQYPPGPGMPVLREAIAEHRARYGTNYDPDTEVLVTVGATEAIAASLLALVEPGDEVVLIEPYYDSYAACVALAGGTRRSVGLVEEPGTGRLGLDVEALRAAIGPKTRVILVNTPHNPTGTVLNRDELAEIARLCVEHDLVAITDEVYEHLVFDDVEHVPLASLPGMAARTIAISSAGKSFNCTGWKIGWVCAPAGLVGAVRAAKQFLTFVGGAPFQPAVAHALRNELEWVEGLRTSLQNKRSRLAEGLAEAGFAVRPSEGTYFITADVRPLGFTDGLQLCHELPERIGVAAVPVQVFTDHPEQWQHLVRFAFCKKDEVLDEAIRRLHKLNA